GGGGTATGGGTTGCTGAAATTAAAAGGCTGGGCCTGGGGAGGGACACTCACTTTAGCAATTGTGAATATATTGGGTAGCTTGAATCAAATTTTTGAGGTTTTTGAAGCAAAAGTTGGAATCGGAATCATCCTCTTTCGGGAAATCTTTCAACTAACTCTTGCTGGTCTGATTATCTACTACTTGTTCCGACCAGATGTAAGACAAGCATTTAGCCGACAACGGTTGCGTCACGAGTAATATCAAGCACTTGAAGTAAATCGAGTTTCATGATTTGGTATATAGGCACATTTCTTGTTGTATTTCTTACCTTGGTTGCTGCATACGCCTCTGCCTATGCGGCGAAACAGCAGATGTTAGAAAGGAAAGCAACCCGGAGAAATTATCAATTCCAATTTATCCCCTTCTTGCTTTTTCTAACTCTATGTGGGGTGGGGCTTGTTTTCCTCCTTCCGGCACTAGTGGCTATTGAATATGGAATTCAAAGCTTTTTTATCTTCAATACCGTCGTACTTCTGGCATCTCTCCTAAATGGTTTCTTAAGGATTAAGAGAGCTGGAGCGTTGCTGATTGATACAGGAAAAATTCCACAGGGAAAAACGTTTCTCTGGGCAGCCGGGTTCCAATTAGGGTCGGCGCTTGTGTATACTTGGGGATTTTTCTCAGACGGAATTCCATCACCGGATAGGCTAGCAAAGGGCTTGCCTATGCTTGTTCTTTTGCTTACCTTGGCTGCTGCTTCTCTTGTAGGCGGATTGGGCAGAACTCAATTCAGAGAAAAAGGTATCTGTTCGCTGGGTGGTCTGCTTGAGTGGCAAAAAATTAAGTCCTTTTATTGGGAGTCATCAAACCCCAATACCCTTACGCTTGAACTAAAACCCCGTTCCTCCTTAATCTTCCAGCGCTTTGGCAGTATTCCGATTCCTGAAAGGCATCGAGAAGCTGTAAACCAAATTTTGAATCAGTACGTACAAGCAGTAGATACCTAAATGTTTGTACTAACAGGGGTAAAGATAGCGAGCATCTAAGACAGAAACTCGTGGGTGAGAGGAAATTCATCTGCCCCATGCGATCGCACATCTCCCGCAGAATTTCATTTGCTGACTTTGAGAATTGCTTGATGGAGCTGACGCATTCTAGAGCTAACTGTTCTGAGTCAGCCGCTGCAACTGAAGGCCGCTACTTTTGCTGACCACCATGACGCTTGAGCAACTCAATGATGATAGAAAGATTGGCTGAAAGCTCTTTTTTGTTCACAACGTTATAGTCAGGGCGCTGTAGAAACTCTAGTGATCTAGTTGCATCAGCAAGCGGCGTCCGCCCTAAAACATCTTTGGCATTGCTGTCTGACCCTTGAGCAAGCAACGTTTCTACCAATGCAGGACTATCACCCTCTCTAGCGGCAATGTGTAAGGGAGTGCGACCGCAATCATTTTTAGCTGCAATGTCTGCACCTTTGGCAATCAATACTTCTGCAACTGAAGTTTGACCATAGTAGGCAGCTAAGTGCAAGGGAGATGTTCCCGACACGTCTACCACGTAGCGATCACAGATAAATCGATTGATGAGATTACTACTTCTTTTGCTATTGACCCCCGCACCCTCGGCAATCAGCAACTCTGCGATCGCTCGTCGGTCTGCTGCATTCTCCCGATAACGCGACGTTGCAATTGCATGTAACGGGGTGACACCAATACGGTTCTTCACGTTAACATCAGCACCTCTGGCCACCAAAAGTTCTGCAACTTCGCGATTCTGCCGACTCGATACGATAGTTTCGTCTCTGTCGATTGCCAACAGGGCTAGTGTTAGTGGCGGTGATTTTTGGCCTCGGTCCCAGTGGGTGCCGTTAATCTTTGCGCCTCGGTCGAGCAACATCTCTGCAACTCCACGGTTGCCATGCCAAGCAGCACAACTGAGAAGGGAGAGAGAACTAGGCCCATCCGAATCAGGGCGACTGGCATGAATGGCATTGGGGTTGCCGCCTTGATTTAGATAGTTTTTGACTGGATCAGCATTTCGAGCTTTTATTGCCTCACACAGCCCTGGCGGAGCAATTCCCAGTAAAGTCCTAGCTGGAGCAGGAATAGAGGCTTCCAGCATTGCAAACAGGATGACAAAGCGAACCAGCCAAACACTGAAAGCTGTTAGACCCACAATATTGACAACCCGCCAAATGAGGGGCAAGGTTTTTCGCATCGAGGACGAAGGCTCCATTAGCGAACTCATAACAAATGAAGATGACTGGCTGCCTAGGGACAACTACACACGATTCTGAAAGATTCCGCAAATGAGGAGTTAACTGAGGAGCATCGATAGCTATATTGTCGGTCTCTCAGCATCTAGGCGATCGCCCCACTTCAACCCAGACCTCTAAAAACTGTCACAGGGCTAAA
This window of the Trichocoleus sp. FACHB-46 genome carries:
- a CDS encoding ankyrin repeat domain-containing protein: MSSLMEPSSSMRKTLPLIWRVVNIVGLTAFSVWLVRFVILFAMLEASIPAPARTLLGIAPPGLCEAIKARNADPVKNYLNQGGNPNAIHASRPDSDGPSSLSLLSCAAWHGNRGVAEMLLDRGAKINGTHWDRGQKSPPLTLALLAIDRDETIVSSRQNREVAELLVARGADVNVKNRIGVTPLHAIATSRYRENAADRRAIAELLIAEGAGVNSKRSSNLINRFICDRYVVDVSGTSPLHLAAYYGQTSVAEVLIAKGADIAAKNDCGRTPLHIAAREGDSPALVETLLAQGSDSNAKDVLGRTPLADATRSLEFLQRPDYNVVNKKELSANLSIIIELLKRHGGQQK